One window of Methanobacterium alkalithermotolerans genomic DNA carries:
- the ku gene encoding non-homologous end joining protein Ku, translated as MRSIWSGYLTFGSILIPIRTYSASGPLHIGFHQVHKIDCGRVRYKKVCEKDGKELKRDEISKAFFIAGECLKFSDEEIESLRPFANKIMEIQGFCKMEEIPLLGLGKPYYIGTQSPQKGGVGQSFLLLKKALEKTEKVAVVKWVSRSNEYIGMLKPEENGFLLKQLLYKEQVRSSQEIEIIEADLPKDLLEKGVQVVEKMSFDFDWGSYQEEYTSQVKELIEKKARGEEIPREEIKLPETRSIEAELERMLLEE; from the coding sequence ATGCGATCCATATGGTCTGGATATCTAACTTTTGGAAGTATTTTAATTCCCATACGTACTTATTCTGCCAGCGGGCCCCTGCACATTGGTTTTCATCAGGTGCATAAAATAGACTGTGGTCGGGTGCGGTATAAAAAGGTCTGTGAAAAGGATGGGAAGGAATTAAAAAGAGATGAAATATCTAAAGCTTTTTTTATTGCCGGTGAATGTTTAAAGTTCTCTGATGAGGAAATAGAATCCCTCCGACCATTTGCCAATAAAATAATGGAAATACAGGGATTTTGTAAAATGGAAGAAATACCTCTTCTGGGCCTGGGAAAACCCTATTACATTGGTACCCAGTCACCTCAAAAAGGAGGAGTGGGACAAAGTTTTCTTTTACTTAAAAAAGCTCTGGAAAAAACAGAAAAAGTGGCGGTGGTTAAGTGGGTTTCCCGGAGCAATGAATATATTGGAATGTTAAAACCAGAAGAAAATGGCTTTCTCTTAAAACAGCTCCTCTATAAAGAACAGGTACGATCCTCACAAGAAATAGAAATAATAGAAGCAGACCTCCCCAAAGATCTCCTGGAAAAAGGAGTGCAGGTGGTAGAGAAGATGAGTTTTGATTTTGATTGGGGTAGTTACCAGGAGGAATACACTTCCCAGGTAAAAGAACTGATAGAAAAAAAGGCCAGGGGTGAAGAAATACCCCGAGAAGAAATCAAATTACCGGAAACTCGTTCCATTGAAGCGGAGCTGGAAAGAATGCTCCTTGAAGAGTAA
- a CDS encoding TIGR00267 family protein — translation MNLKEFFEEFFNMSRYVALGSLDGILAVMGVTLTASGVAGLGGAEIPNYLIGITGLSGGIAIAMSNAFGSFIGERAEEMRSMRELEKKMIMEEGKLDDTLIHKQAKRRIYMSMFTHGFSSFIGSFVPVTAFLVIADRITATIVTLILCFIALIILGIYLGRVSRESLFKTSIEIVVIGIFIMVVSFVMGGG, via the coding sequence ATGAATCTAAAAGAATTTTTTGAAGAATTTTTCAATATGAGCCGTTATGTGGCTTTAGGGAGTCTGGATGGGATCCTGGCGGTGATGGGAGTTACCCTTACCGCCAGTGGTGTGGCTGGTTTAGGGGGAGCAGAAATACCAAACTACCTTATTGGTATAACTGGTCTTAGTGGAGGGATAGCCATAGCCATGTCCAATGCCTTTGGTTCTTTTATTGGGGAACGGGCCGAAGAAATGCGTTCCATGCGGGAACTGGAAAAGAAGATGATTATGGAAGAAGGAAAACTGGATGATACTCTCATCCATAAACAGGCCAAACGCCGTATCTACATGAGTATGTTCACCCATGGTTTTTCCAGTTTTATTGGATCATTTGTACCGGTAACCGCCTTTCTGGTGATTGCTGATCGAATCACCGCCACCATTGTCACCCTGATACTGTGTTTTATAGCTCTAATCATCCTGGGTATCTACCTGGGACGGGTATCCCGGGAAAGCCTCTTTAAAACCAGTATTGAAATAGTGGTAATTGGAATATTCATTATGGTGGTTAGTTTTGTTATGGGTGGAGGATAA